Within the Clostridium scatologenes genome, the region CCCTAGTAACTTAATTGTATCTCCTAAAAGTTCTAGATGCTTCATTTCTGCCATAGCTATTCCGCCTATAAGTTCTGCAAAGTCATTATACTTTCCTTCACTAACTATGTGTTGAAAGATATAAAGATTTATAGCTGTAAGTTCACTAACCATACCTGCATAATCTTCAAGCAATAGATTAGCATAAAAAATATTTTTACCTTCCACTTTTGGTTCTGGATAAGGTTCGTTAACAATATACTTAGTATATTTTGAAATATCCCCTGGCATACATTCTCCTACAATAATGATTTAATATATTTATATGAATGTTTTTAATTATATATATCAGAAAATTCCAAATTCACTTTTTGAATATAGCTTTTTTTCATTGTATCTTTATAAGAATTATAATTATATTCTCCATCGTCTACTAATTTACATGGAATATGTATGATAAATTCGCTGCCGTAACCTTCCTTACTATTTACTGATATAGTTCCTCCCTGCAATTCTACTAGCGCCTTTACTAGAGAAAGCCCTATTCCGCTTCCTTCATTTTCCCTTGTAAGAGATTTATCGACTTGTACAAAACGTTCAAATATTGAATCTAACTTTTCTTTAGGAATACCTTTTCCTGTATCTTTCACTCTTATACAAACACTTTCAGTACCATTTTCTACATTAACAAAAATACTTCCTCCACGAAGTGTAAATTTTATTGCATTAGACAATAAATTCAACATAATTCTTTCCATCTTTTCCGGGTCACAAGCAATAATTTTTTCTTCGATATCTGTATCAAATACCACAGATAGACCTTTATTTTCTATATAATCTGCTACTGAAAGGGTTATATCTTCTATAAGACTTATTATATTACAATTAATTTCATTTATTACAATATACCCTGAATCTATTTTCGTAATATCAATTAAATTATTAACCAGCCTTAAAAGTCGGTAACAATTTTGTTCCATAATATTTATGTATTTATATTTATCTACAGAATTATCATTAAAATTACAATCTTTTAGTTTAAGCTTATGCACTTGTATAGCAGAAAATATAACATTAATTGGTGTTCTTAATTCATGAGAAATGTTAGCAAAAAAATCTGTTTTAACTCTATCATATTCCTTAATCTCAAATAATCTCATTCTTTCTTTTTCAATACTTTTTTGTAATTCTTCCATACGTTTTTTTTCAGTTATATCCATAGCTACTCTAATTATTACATTACGCCCATCACTTAACTTACCAATACAAGCCGAATAAAAGTTCCAAATTTTCACACATCCACTTTTCGTTTTTACAGAATACTCTCCATCATTTCGTTTTTCTTCAAAACTGTATGGTATATTTTCACTACACTGTGAATCTTCTTTAAATATATCTGATATCTCTGCCCATTTAGAGGTTATTGGAATATTCTTAATTGTATATCCTGTAATACTTTCCCAAGCTTTATTAATATTCATTACCTCTCCATCTTCGGCATATATCATTACAGGAACTGGAGCTTCTTCTATAGAATAACGAAATTTCCTTTCACTTTCCCTTAAAGCTTCTTCAGTTTTAGTTCGTTCAGTAATCTCTTCCTCAAGCATAACATTAAATTCTTTTAGATCATCAGTTATTTCTTCTAATTGTTGATTATCTTTCCTGACCTGTTCTTTTAAATCATTATTATCTTTCATCAACTTTTCATTAAACTTACTAATTTGATTATAACTCTTTTCACTATATTTCCACATTTGCTTATTCATAAAATATAGCTTTAATTGAGTTGTCACTCTAATTATAACTTCATTATAATTAATAGGCATATTTATATAATCATCAGCTCCAGCACTAAATAAATCATCTATATCAACTTTTTCATTTTTATTATTAATAAAAATAATAGGAATTTCTTCAAGTTTGTCATTACATTTAAAAGACTCACAAACTTTGCATCCATCTGCACTACTTTTAAGTAAAATTATATCTGGAGGGTTTTTCATAACAGATTTCATACCCATTTCATAACTTAAAACATTTCTTACATTATGCCATTTTTGCCTAAGTATCATAGTTAATATTTTAATGTTATAATAAGAATCGTCAACAATAAGTACACTAGCATTATTTAAAAAATCTTCTACATCATCCATGGCTTATTTCCTCATTTCAAAAATATTTTAGTCAAAATTTTATGAACGCTTTAACTTATACATTAAAATTGATCTCTTAAAATTATACAAACACTTTTATTTATATGCAACTTTTAAAATTTATGCATTTGTTTTTAATCTAAAGGCTAGCATAGTAGATGTCTGATTTATATGTCCTATAAATTCTTCTCCATAACAAGAAAAACCAATAGTAGGAATGTCTCTAAACAATTCTCCATACTGTCCTTCAAGATTTTTTCTTTCTAGTTCAAGTGTACGTTCTATACAATTAAAATTTATAATTCCATCAATTTTTCCAAATTCCTGAATTTTATCTTCAATAGCCTTTTTCGTATCTTCTATAATATTAGTAGCTTGAAGTAACCTAACCTCCATACCTTTCAATATGCTGCAATAGAATAACATGCTTGTACCTTTTACTTGTTGTGGGCTTCTTAC harbors:
- a CDS encoding hybrid sensor histidine kinase/response regulator, translated to MDDVEDFLNNASVLIVDDSYYNIKILTMILRQKWHNVRNVLSYEMGMKSVMKNPPDIILLKSSADGCKVCESFKCNDKLEEIPIIFINNKNEKVDIDDLFSAGADDYINMPINYNEVIIRVTTQLKLYFMNKQMWKYSEKSYNQISKFNEKLMKDNNDLKEQVRKDNQQLEEITDDLKEFNVMLEEEITERTKTEEALRESERKFRYSIEEAPVPVMIYAEDGEVMNINKAWESITGYTIKNIPITSKWAEISDIFKEDSQCSENIPYSFEEKRNDGEYSVKTKSGCVKIWNFYSACIGKLSDGRNVIIRVAMDITEKKRMEELQKSIEKERMRLFEIKEYDRVKTDFFANISHELRTPINVIFSAIQVHKLKLKDCNFNDNSVDKYKYINIMEQNCYRLLRLVNNLIDITKIDSGYIVINEINCNIISLIEDITLSVADYIENKGLSVVFDTDIEEKIIACDPEKMERIMLNLLSNAIKFTLRGGSIFVNVENGTESVCIRVKDTGKGIPKEKLDSIFERFVQVDKSLTRENEGSGIGLSLVKALVELQGGTISVNSKEGYGSEFIIHIPCKLVDDGEYNYNSYKDTMKKSYIQKVNLEFSDIYN
- a CDS encoding ferritin-like domain-containing protein; amino-acid sequence: MPGDISKYTKYIVNEPYPEPKVEGKNIFYANLLLEDYAGMVSELTAINLYIFQHIVSEGKYNDFAELIGGIAMAEMKHLELLGDTIKLLGVKPVYANSTCPFTKLWTAKYVNFTTAIKAMIAEAIRSEKKAINQYKRHVILIKDEFIKKLINRIIVDEELHLKLLEEMYEKY